CACACCAAGCTCACCTACCGCTACGCCGGCCGCGACTATCGCCTCACCGATGTAGAGGGAGTTGTGGCAGCAAAGGTCCTCAAAGACCCTAGCTCGCTCAAGCTGGTGTAAAGCGTGTGGCTAGCCTCGACGGAGATCGTCGGGCTTTGGGGCCTTCGGCCGCCTCCTCGTGCCTCGTCGGTACAAGTTTGTTCCGAGCGAAGCGAGGCGGCGCGAAGCGCCCCATAGCGGGACGTTTACCGTCCACGCGAAAAAAAGTTTACCAATCCCCTTGACTCTCACCTGTACTTGAGGCTGTATTCTGAGCCTGTTCGGTACGAGAGGTGAGGCACGATGATCAAGATTGGGGACTTTGCGCGGCTGGGACAGGTGACGGTTCCCACCCTGCGGTTCTATGCGGAGGTGGGGCTCCTGAAGCCTGTCTCGGTGGATAGCGTGTCGGGGTACCGCTACTACGCGCTCTCCCAGCTTCCACGGCTCAATCGCATCATGGCCCTCAAAGACCTGGGCTTTACCCTTCCGCAGATCGAGCATGTCCTGAACACCGACCCGACACTGGACGCGCTCCGGGGCATGCTCTCTCTCAAGCAGGCGGAGACCGAACAGCTCGTGGCAGCTGAGCAGGCGCGCTTGTGCCGAATCGAGGCTCGGCTCCATCAGATTGAACAGGAGAGTCGAATGTCTGAGTTTGATGTTGCTATCAAGGCACTTCCCCCCATGCTCGTGGCGGCGTGCCGCGTGACCATCCCCACCAATGACCAAGCGTCGGCGTTTCTAGACCGCGCCTTTGGCGATGTTTTTGGTCAGCTCCATGCCCACGGCGTAAAACCGGTCGGTCCGTGCGGTGCGATCTGGCACCAGAGCGCGGAGGTTCTGGAGAACGAGGTCGCGGAGGTGATTGTCCCGATTGATCGTGCTTTCCAAGCGACCGAGAGTGTGCAGGTCTACGAGGTGCCCGCGCTCCAAGTGGCTGCGGTGGTGCACCAGGGCGGCTACGAGAACCTGTCCCTGATGCATAAGGCGCTTCTCCAGTGGATGGAGGCCAATGGCTACGAGGCAGCGGGCTCCTACCGCGAGCTCTACCACAGCCCCCCCGATGCCGAGACCCCCGTGCTAGAGGTGCAGTACCCCGTGAGCTCTAAGAGCTAAGCACGAGCTTTGCCCCCAACGAGCGTGTAGGCAACCACCGCAGGCCAGAGCGCGTTGATCGACGAGAAAACTCTTTGCGTCAAGCCACGGTAGCCGTCGGGGTCGTTGCCGGTGATATTGAGCCAGAGGTAGAGAATCCCTGCGAGACTGACAAAGACCGTGAGGGCGTAGGCGCGTGGGTTATCATGGAGTGTAGGGGTCTCGATGAGGGCGAGGGCAGGAGCAATGAGATTGATGATCCCCAGGGCATAGAGCCCATGAAGCGGGCTTCCCATCGGCCAGATGCCGTTGGAGGCCATGGCGATCCCGAAGAGAAACCAGCTCAGTGCTCCCACGGAGACACGTCGCCCTGTCGCCCGCCACAGTCCGACAGCAAAGAGACAGAACCCTAGCCCTGTGCCCAGCGCGGCGAGATTGACGAGCATGTGAGGTATGCCCGGCTTCTGGGTGAGCTCGCTGGCATGCTGCGCCAGCGGACTATAGCCCGGTGCGAGTGCTCCGGCGAGGGTTGTCCAGCCCAGAAACCAGGGCAGGGGAACCCCGCCTGCCCTGAGGAGGAGACGTGGGCTCACGCAAGGGACTCTAGCGCGACAGAAAGCTGGGCGAAGAGGGCCGTGATCTCGGCGATGGAGATACAGTCGCGGTCGTCGCCGGTGGTAGGGAGGGGAGTGAGAACCTTGAGGAAGGTGTCGTCGGGGTGGTTTGCCTGGGCGGCGCTCACGAGAGCGTTGTAGGAGGGCACCATGTAGGGGCAGGAGCTGACGGGGATTGCGTGGCGCAGGTGCTGAATGGTCTCTGTGGCCATGCGGATAATCGTGGCGTCGTTCATTGTTCTTGTTCTTCTTTCAGAGTTGTTGGAGTGAGTGCCGCACGAATCTTGCGGACGGCGTGGAAGAGGCGGGACTTGACGGTCCCCTCGGGGCACTGAGCCCGTGCGGCGATCTCGGGGATGGTCCAGCCGGCGAAGTAGTGCAGGAGCATGGCCTCGCGCTGGTCGGGGGGAAGGGCCTCGACACTGGCGCGCACCTCTGCCTGGACCTGTTGGGTCAGGATGGCATCGAGGAGATCGCCCTCAAGAGGCGCGGTCTGCTCGTCCCAGGCCACGAGCGTGACACCAGGAATCCGGCGCAGGTAGCTCCGTCCGACATTCAGGGCGAGCTGCTTGAGGTAGGCCACAAACTGCCCACGGCCTCTGTAGCGGTGGGCATGGCGGTGGAGGCGGGTGAAGACCTCCTGCGCCAGGTCCTCGGCGGCGTCGGGGTCCGCGGTCAGGGCGGTGAGGAGCCGGTAGACCCAGGGGCGGTGGCGGCGCATCAGCTCGGTAAAACAAGCTGTCTCGCCGCGCACCGCTCGCTGGAGCAGGCTGTCATCGTCCCCGGTTGGTCGTCGCATCTCACCCTAATAAACCCGGAAAGTGCGAGAACCGTTCAATCGGGAGTTTTCCGCCCCGTGAACGAGGCGTCAAGAGGCCTCCGGCCACAATGTCGCTCCGCGACTCAGAAGCCGAACTAAGTTCAGACTCGGTAGTCGCGGAGGCGACTTCTTGGCACGAAGTGCCTCCAGACGCCTACTTTCAGTGGGCGGTGCGCTAGAGAATGGGGACGTAGAGCTCGGTGCGGACCTCTTCGACCGGGACGGTGTTGCAGTCGTTGACGTAGAGCTCAAAACAGGGCCGGGTGAACGCGATCGTGTGGCCGCTGGTGGGGAACCACTCGCCCATGAGCTGGCTCCAGGTCGCGCCCAGCCCGGAGTAGGCCCCAAGGTGTGTCGTGACCGCGTAGCGCCCCCCGGGTAGATCGAGCACCTGGACCGTGGGATCATCGGTGGTGAAGTCATCGGCCACAATCACGCAGGCATCGGAGCGCAGCTCGGCGGCGGGCGTGGTCTCGGGGTCGTCGTGGGAGATCGCCAGCGCCGGACCGGCGGGGGTGACTCCGTGGGCCTGCATCCAGCCCATGAGCTGGCCAAAGACAGGGCCGATCTGGTTGTAGGGGCCGGTATGGCGGAGCGCCACCACGCGCCAGGCGGGGGCAGTCTCTTGAATCGTAACGTCCATGAAAGTTCCTTTCGTGCGAGGGACAAACACCGGCACGACTCCCGGAGCGCTCCAGTGCAGGCTCGTGGGTGTCGGGAGGCACGTGCCAAGGCACGAGGCCGTAAACTCCGACGGTGCACAGCCAAAGGCGGCGCGAAAGGCACGGCTAAAGGCCTCTAGGCTCTCGTAGCCGGCCTCAAAGGCTGTCTCTGTCACCCGCTGCCCTGTCTGGAGCGCCTGCGCGGCCCGCTCTAGGCGCAGGCGGCGCAGGAACTCCCCGGGGCTCTCGCCCACCATTCCGGCAAACATCCGACTAAAGTGAAACGCCGAGAACCCCGCGGCCTCGGCGAGGGTAGCGGGCGATGTGTTCGGGGCTTGAAAAGCCGCGTTGATCGCCCGCTGGATCGCTTCTCGGTAGAAGTGCTCGGTAGCTGTCCTCACAAAGACACTCTACCGTTTGCCCCAAGTGTTTGCCTGATCGTTCTTGCGCACTTTACATCCCGGCAAAGAGAAAGACCTCGCGGACGATCTTACCCGCTTCGACGGTGTAGATTCCGACCTCATCGGCGATCAGCCGCTTGCCGCTGGCCTTGACGGTCACATCGAGCTTGAAGCGCACGACGAACATCCCAGTGCCCACAAACGGCCCCTCGACCTCGATTCCATGCACCTCGTGCTCGGACTGCCACTCGACTCCCTTGGCCTCGCAGGCCTCCAGGCCCGTGACCGTGAACTCATTGGCCTCCACACTGACAATTCCCTCGGCGTAGTACGCCTTCATCGCCTCACCGAACTTGCCTTCGCGGCACAGGGCAACGAGCCCATTTGCAATCTCTGCTGTTTCCATAGCAAACCTCCAGGCAAGAGTATAGCGGCATTCTCTAGAATAATCAAACAACTGTTTGTTAAATTTTTAAATCGCCCCTTCCCAACACAAAGGCCCCCGCCCATCCCGCGTTTATTCGGTAATGGCCGGAGGCCTTTGTGTCGGAGCCTGCGACGACAGCAAGACGCCCCGTCCATGGGGGCGATCTAACCGGGGCGATCTAGAGCCTCTCGCCGTACTTGTCGAAGTGGAGCGCCTTGCACTGCTCGATCCAGTTCTCACGGCCAATGCGTCCCTGGAAGTACTCGATATTCTCCGCGACTTTCTCCAGCATGGCCGGTGTCAAGAGGGCGATCTGCTTGAAGGTCTGCAGCCCGAGCCCACGGAGCTTGGACTCGATAAAGGGCCCGACCCCAATGATCTCTTTTAGGTCATCGACACGGCCCTGCTCGACCGGAGGGATCACCAGCCCGGTAGCGGCCAGCGCCGCCGCGACGACCTCCGGGACAGCAGGTGGGGTGGGAGGCGTGGGGGGGCTCGGGAGCGCGGTGTGGAGGCGCTCCAGCTCGGCACTCTGGAGCAGAAGCCGCTCGCTCTGCTCCTGGAGCTTGGCGTTGGCGG
This genomic interval from Armatimonas rosea contains the following:
- a CDS encoding MerR family transcriptional regulator, with amino-acid sequence MIKIGDFARLGQVTVPTLRFYAEVGLLKPVSVDSVSGYRYYALSQLPRLNRIMALKDLGFTLPQIEHVLNTDPTLDALRGMLSLKQAETEQLVAAEQARLCRIEARLHQIEQESRMSEFDVAIKALPPMLVAACRVTIPTNDQASAFLDRAFGDVFGQLHAHGVKPVGPCGAIWHQSAEVLENEVAEVIVPIDRAFQATESVQVYEVPALQVAAVVHQGGYENLSLMHKALLQWMEANGYEAAGSYRELYHSPPDAETPVLEVQYPVSSKS
- a CDS encoding DUF998 domain-containing protein; this encodes MSPRLLLRAGGVPLPWFLGWTTLAGALAPGYSPLAQHASELTQKPGIPHMLVNLAALGTGLGFCLFAVGLWRATGRRVSVGALSWFLFGIAMASNGIWPMGSPLHGLYALGIINLIAPALALIETPTLHDNPRAYALTVFVSLAGILYLWLNITGNDPDGYRGLTQRVFSSINALWPAVVAYTLVGGKARA
- a CDS encoding RNA polymerase sigma factor, yielding MRRPTGDDDSLLQRAVRGETACFTELMRRHRPWVYRLLTALTADPDAAEDLAQEVFTRLHRHAHRYRGRGQFVAYLKQLALNVGRSYLRRIPGVTLVAWDEQTAPLEGDLLDAILTQQVQAEVRASVEALPPDQREAMLLHYFAGWTIPEIAARAQCPEGTVKSRLFHAVRKIRAALTPTTLKEEQEQ
- a CDS encoding GyrI-like domain-containing protein, whose product is MRTATEHFYREAIQRAINAAFQAPNTSPATLAEAAGFSAFHFSRMFAGMVGESPGEFLRRLRLERAAQALQTGQRVTETAFEAGYESLEAFSRAFRAAFGCAPSEFTASCLGTCLPTPTSLHWSAPGVVPVFVPRTKGTFMDVTIQETAPAWRVVALRHTGPYNQIGPVFGQLMGWMQAHGVTPAGPALAISHDDPETTPAAELRSDACVIVADDFTTDDPTVQVLDLPGGRYAVTTHLGAYSGLGATWSQLMGEWFPTSGHTIAFTRPCFELYVNDCNTVPVEEVRTELYVPIL
- a CDS encoding nuclear transport factor 2 family protein, which translates into the protein METAEIANGLVALCREGKFGEAMKAYYAEGIVSVEANEFTVTGLEACEAKGVEWQSEHEVHGIEVEGPFVGTGMFVVRFKLDVTVKASGKRLIADEVGIYTVEAGKIVREVFLFAGM